The genomic region AATTTGACACAACCTAGAGGAAGAGGACTATTTCTCATCAATGAATATGCTGACACATATAGCTATGTGAATGAGGAAAAGACCCTAGTAATGGAGTTTAGTTTATTATGATAGTAGCTCGCTGTCTATCTTTTTCTTTATTTTTCCATTCATTGTGTATCCTTAAATTATCAAAATAAATGTATTGAAAGTCGCCAGCAATGATTTTATCTATGAAATGATTTTGAATGTAGTAGTTGTAATCTTCCGTTGATTTAGTCTTCCATTTGGTTTTCAGTTCCTCTTCAACTCCTGAAAAACCCCCTTCAATAGTGACTGAATTAAATTTATCAAATCTTATTTTCGTTATATTTTTACTTATTTCTTGAATATTTACTATTGATTCAACTCGCTCTTTATTATTACTAATATATATGATAAAGAGCGTATCTCTAATATTATACTCTTGAGCACCACTGTAATTATTTAACGGAGTTAGCTTGCTTAATAGTTCAGTTTTACTTATATTTACATTATACTCAATCGAATTTGTCTTATTTAAGATGATCTCTTCGTGAGGTAAAGTAGTTGCAACAGAGAAAAAGAAACAGCTTAATAATACTAATTTGTTGAATAAAGTAGCTTTCTTTACTACCTTAGAAAGTTTGTTTTTCAAATAATAAAATGAACATGGGAGAATTGTCAAGGCAATATAGTCTGAATAATCAACAACTCTATTGAATTTTAGACCAATTGAATTAAACTCATTAATAATTGGTTGAATAAAAGAGGATTTCCAAACTATGAATATAATGAGTGTAAAGATATAAATTGATTTTATCCTTTTTGGATATAGGGCTGATATGAAAAATGGAAAAATGAAAAGGCCAAAAAAATCAGATAACTTCCCTGTTAAGATGTTTGGGTATAAGATTTTGAATAAATGATCATTAAAAACAAGACCTGAAAGAAAAAACAAAAAAAAATAACTACTTAAAACGTCTAATCGAGAATCATTAAAATTCCAAGCCGATTTTAACGAATAGTAGAGTTCTTTCATAATAGGACTATACTTTATTTATTTATAGCCTCAAATAGATTTTATTTTCAGTTTACCTATCCTGCGGCTTACTATCTGGTCTTGGGATTAGTACTTTGCGGCTTAATTTATATTTTCCAGTTTTCTTATCGATGTCAATAAGTTTTACTTGCACAGGATCGCCTACTTTGAGCACACCTTCCATGGAGTCGAGTCTTCGCCACTCGATTTCTGAGATATGTAGAAGACCTTCTTTTCCTGGTAATATTTCTACAAATGCTCCAAAATCAACAATCGTTTTGACAGTAGCGTCATAGATTTCTCCTACCTCTGGTTTAGCCACTATTCCATTAATTTTCTTACTCGCAGCTGCTATATCATCGGCATTGTTTGCGAATATTTGAACATAACCCTTATCGTTTTTCTCTTCGATAGTGATGGTAGTATTAGTTTCAGCCTGAATACCTTGGATAATTTTACCACCAGGTCCTATCACTGCTCCTATAAACTCTTTATCGATGATTATTTCTACTAATCTAGGCGTATGTGGCTTCAACTCTGGATTCGATACAGCTATGGTTTTGTTCATTTCATTCAAGATATGAGTTCTTCCTTCCTTCGCTTGATTCAATGCCTCCATCAAAAGTTCGGCAGAAAGTCCATCAATTTTGATATCCATTTGGCATGCAGTGATACCTTTTGAAGTACCCGCTACTTTAAAGTCCATATCGCCTAAGTGATCTTCATCGCCTAAAATGTCAGAAAGGATGGCGTAATTTCCTTTATCATCTGTTATCAATCCCATAGCTATACCCGAAACTCCGCTTGTCATAGGTACGCCTGCATCCATCATAGATAAACTACCTGCGCATACCGTTGCCATAGAGGAACTACCATTGGATTCTAAGATGTCAGAAACTACTCTTATAGTATATGGGAAATTCGGATCTAATGCTTTCTCAAGGGCTCTTTGAGCTAGATTGCCATGACCTACCTCTCTGCGACCTACTCCTCTGTATGCATGTGCCTCGCCTGTAGAGAACGATGGGAAAGTATAATGTAAGATAAATTTCTTGCTATCTTGGAATACGGCACCATCAATACTTTGTTCATCCATTTTAGTACCGAGGGTTACAGTGGTCAATGACTGCGTTTCGCCTCTTGTGAAAACTGCCGAACCGTGTGGTGAAGGAAGGTAGTTGATTTCAGACCAAATAGGACGAATGTCTTTCATTCCTCTGCCATCGAGTCTTACTTTATTATCCAATATGACTCTTCTTACAGCTTCTTTCTTTACTTTACCATAGTAGAATTTGGTCAAAAACTCTTTTGCCAATTCTTCTTCGGTAAATGTACCTTTGCACTCTGTGATGATAGCCTCAAACGCTGCGCTGCGCTCATCTTTGCCACTTGCTGACTTGGCTACGGTTTGAATTTTGTCATAGCAAAAGTCTTTAATTTTTTTGTATAAATCTAAATCACTAGATTCATGGCAATATTCTCTTTTTTGAGTTTTACCAGCAGCTGTTTCTAGTTCTTTTTGTACCTGGCAATGTCCTTTGATGGCTTCATGGGCAAACATAATAGCATCA from Chitinophagales bacterium harbors:
- a CDS encoding polyribonucleotide nucleotidyltransferase, yielding MNIVNKKIVHANGQEISIETGKLAKQAHGSVVVRQGNTMIMATVVSEYKAGENVDFLPLTVDYRERFASTGRFPGGFLKRETRPSDHEILISRLIDRACRPLFPDDYHANTMLMVTLISADDVIMPDTLACLAASSAIMVSDIPFNGPVSEVRVGRINGNYVINPSQKEMADSDIDMIIAATEKDIMMVEGEMNEISEKEMADAIMFAHEAIKGHCQVQKELETAAGKTQKREYCHESSDLDLYKKIKDFCYDKIQTVAKSASGKDERSAAFEAIITECKGTFTEEELAKEFLTKFYYGKVKKEAVRRVILDNKVRLDGRGMKDIRPIWSEINYLPSPHGSAVFTRGETQSLTTVTLGTKMDEQSIDGAVFQDSKKFILHYTFPSFSTGEAHAYRGVGRREVGHGNLAQRALEKALDPNFPYTIRVVSDILESNGSSSMATVCAGSLSMMDAGVPMTSGVSGIAMGLITDDKGNYAILSDILGDEDHLGDMDFKVAGTSKGITACQMDIKIDGLSAELLMEALNQAKEGRTHILNEMNKTIAVSNPELKPHTPRLVEIIIDKEFIGAVIGPGGKIIQGIQAETNTTITIEEKNDKGYVQIFANNADDIAAASKKINGIVAKPEVGEIYDATVKTIVDFGAFVEILPGKEGLLHISEIEWRRLDSMEGVLKVGDPVQVKLIDIDKKTGKYKLSRKVLIPRPDSKPQDR